Genomic segment of Serinicoccus hydrothermalis:
GTCCTCATGGGCGAGGACGTCGGCAAGCTCGGCGGCGTCTTCCGGATCACCGAGGGGCTGCAGAAGGACTTCGGCGAGGACCGGGTCATCGACACCCCGCTCGCCGAGGCCGGGATCATGGGTGCGGCCGTGGGGCTCGCGCTGCGCGGCTACCGGCCCGTGGTGGAGATCCAGTTCGACGGCTTCGTCTACCCCGCCTTCGACCAGATCGTCAGCCAGGTCGCCAAGATGCACAACCGCAGCCAGGGCGCGCTCAAGGTGCCGATGGTCATCCGCATCCCCTACGGCGGAGGCATCGGGGCGGTCGAGCACCACAGCGAGTCCAACGAGTCCTACTTCGCGCACACCGCCGGGCTGCGGGTCGTGACCTGCTCGAGCACCGAGGACGCCTACTGGATGATGCAGCAGGCGATCGCCAGCGACGACCCGGTCGTCTTCTACGAGCCCAAGCGGCGCTACCACGAGCGCGGCGTCCTGGACCTCGGCGAGGGCGGGGTCGCCGGCGCCTCCCTCGACGACGCGCCGCACGCGCTGGACGAGGGCGTGGTCCGGGTCGAGGGCAGCGACGTCACGATCCTCACCTACGGCCCCATGGTCAAGGTCGCGCACGCCGCGGCCCAGGCCGCCGAGCTGGAGGACGGCCCCTCGATCGAGGTCGTCGACCTGCGCTCGCTGTCCCCGCTGGACGCCGAGCTCATCGAGGAGTCGGTGAAGAAGACCGGCCGGTGCATCGCGCTGTCCGAGGCGCAGACCTTCGCCAGCATCACCTCCGAGATCGCGGCGCACGTGCAGGAGCACTGCTTCTACCACCTCGAGGCGCCGGTCCTGCGGGTCGGCGGCTACAACATCCCCTACCCGCCGAGCCGGCACGAGGAGGTCTTCCTCCCCGACCTGGACCGTGTGCTGCACGCGGTCGACACCCTGCTCGCATACTGACGGCTCACGCCAAGGAGAGGCGATCCTCGTGCCAGAGTTCAAGCTCCCCGACCCCGGCGAAGGTCTCGTCGAGGCCACCATCGTCCAGTGGAAGGTCGCGGTCGGCGACACCGTGAAGACCAACGACATCGTCGTGGAGGTCGAGACCGCGAAGTCGCTCGTCGAGCTGCCGATCCCGTATGACGGGACCGTCACCGAGCTGCTCGCGGCCGAGGGCGACGAGGTCGAGGTCGGCACCCCCATCGTCGTCGTCGACGACGGGAGCGGCGCGAAAGGGACCGGCGGCGCGAGGACTCAGTCCGGCACCGACGTCGAGGACGTCACCGACGAGGAGACCGCGGCCTCCGACGACCTCGTCCCGAGCCCGCCCGAGGGTGGGGACAGCACGCCCGAGGACGACGGGTCCGGCGGCAGCAAGCGCGAGGCGATGCTCGTCGGCTACGGCGCGATCGAGGGGTCCACCTCGCGGCGCAAGCGGCGCCGCGGTGCCTCGGGCGCGGAGGCCGAGGCCGCCGCCACCCCGAAGCGCAAGGCCAAGGCCTCCCCGCCGGTCCGCAAGTACGCCAAGGACCGTGGCGTCGACATCGACGAGGTCACGGCCGCCGGACCGACGGGCATCGTCCGCCGCTCCGACATCGACGCCCACCTCGACGGGAGCGCCCCGTCCACGCCGGACGTCCAGGACGTCCCCTCCTCCACCCCGGCGGACGTCGAGAGCGGCGCCGTCTCCGCACCGGGCGTCCAGAGTGGCGGCGGCGCGGCATACCAGCGACCCTCCTTCGACCGGACCGGCGAGCGGGAGGAGCGGGTCGACGTCAAGGGCGTGCGCAAGATGACCGCTCAGGCGATGGTCGGGTCGGCCTTCAGCGCGCCGCACGTGACCGAGTTCATCACCGTCGATGTCACCCGCACGATGGAGCTCATCGACCGGCTCAAGGCCGACCGCTCCTTCCGTGACCTGCGGATCAACCCGCTGCTCGTGCTCGCCAAGGCCATGACCGTCGCGGTCCGCCGCAACCCGGGCGTCAACGCGGTCTGGGACGAGGACGCCCAGCAGATCGTGCAGCGCCACTACGTCAACCTCGGGATCGCGGCGGCGACCCCGCGCGGACTGGTCGTGCCCAACATCAAGGACGCCGACCTCATGGACCTGCGGCAGCTCGCCGAGGCCATGACCGACCTCGTCGCGACGGCCAAGGCCGGGCGCACCCAGCCCGCCGACATGTCCGGCGGGACGATCACCATCACCAACGTCGGGGTCTTCGGCGTCGACACCGGCACCCCGATCATCAACCCCGGCGAGTCCGCGATCGTCTGCTTCGGCGCGGTCCGGCGTATGCCCTGGGTCGTCGGCACCGGGGAGCAGGAGCGGATCGAGCCGCGCTGGGTGACCCAGCTGGCGGTGAGTTTCGACCACCGGCTCATCGACGGCGAGCTGGGCTCGATGTTCCTCGCCGACCTGGCCGCCCTGCTCGAGGACCCGGCCCGGGCGCTGGCCTGGGCCTGACGGCTCTGACTCAGCCGAGGCTTCCGGCCCGTCCGGCGGCCTCTGCAGGAGGAACGGGACGTAGCCCGCAACCGACGAAGTCGTCGTCGGTGGTGACGATCTCCTCGAAGCCCGCGAGCAGGGCGGTGGCGGCGTGCACGGCGTCCCGCCCGCGCAACGGCGTCGTGATGACCAGCTGCAGGGCACGCTCGAGCACGGTGGCGTCCACGGGGTGCAGGACCAGGGCATCCATCATGGCCCGGGTCTGCGCGACGGCACCCTCGCGGTCTCCCCGCCGCAGGCGATGGAAGAGGAACTCCTGGACGGCTTCGGCGCTGGCGTGCAACTGTGTGCGCTGCGCTGCCGAAGCCTGGAGGAAGGACCGGCACGCCTCGCGCTGCGGGTGGGGGGAGCCGACGGCATACGCGAAGACTGCGGTGTCGACGAAGAGGGGCGTCACGGGACCTCGGTGAGCGGGTCGGCCTCCAGGAGCGCTCGGGTGTCCTCCCACGTGTCCGAACCGTTCTCGTCGGGGGTGAAACCCAGGAACCGGTCGAGGCCCGCCTGCCGGACCGCCACGTCGGGGTCGAGGTAGACGTCGATCGCGTTGCGGATCACGGCGGCGACACTACGGCCGCTGCGCTCGGCCTCGCCGGCCACCGCGGCATAGCGCTGCTGGTCGAGCAACAGTTGGAGTCGACGCTCCATGACGGACATACACATACATTAGCATGTGTATGCCATCAGGCATCACTACTGCTGCGAGCCTCGACGACGACGAGCACGGCCACCACGGCGGCGCCGAGCAGGGCCAGGAGGGTCGGCCCGAGCACCGGGTCGTAGGGCGCCACGAGCGTTCCCGGTCCGTGGGCGTCGCCCGCGGACTGCTGCCAGGGCCAGAGCGCCCGCAGCGAGCCGACCATGAGCCCGGCCATGACGAGCAGCGTGCTGCGCCGGTGGTGCTCCAGCAGCCAGGTCAGCAGCTGCACGAAGGAGGCGAGGCCGGTGACGGCACCGAGCGCGAAGACGGCGAGGTAGCCCAGGTCGCGCGAGTCCACCGCGTCGAGGGTCGCGGTGTAGAGCCCGACGGCCAGCAGGAAGAACGACCCGGAGACGCCCGGCACCACCAGCGCGCAGATGGCGACGGCGGCCGCACCGAAGACGACGATCAGCGGGGGGTCGGCGACCGCGTGCCCACCGGCGAAGCCGATGAGCGTCCAGGCGATCACCGCGGCGCCCACGACGAGCACGACCTCGAGCCACGCCGGCCGGCGGCGCTCGGGCAGCATCCGCAGCGGCACGAGCACGCTCATCGCGACCATCCCCAGGAAGAGCCCGCGCGCGTGCTCGGGGGCGTTGGTGACGAAGCTGCTCATCACCCCCGCCATGGTGAGCACGGCCAGACCCATCCCGGCCAGGACGGGCACGAGCAGCCACCAGTCGGTGCGTCGCAGCTCGGTCACCGCACCCGGGACGCGACCGCGCTCGCCGCCCACCACCAGGGCTTTCGCCGCGTTGACCACGTGCGAGGCGGAGCCGATGAGCTGCTCGTAGAGCCCGGTCACGAGCGCGACCGTCCCGCCGGAGACCCCGGGGATGAGCTCGGCCATGCCGATGAGGAAGCCCCGGAGCATGTCGAGAGGGAGCAGCAGGCGGCTGCGCGTGGGCGTCACGGTCGCGGCGTCGGTCACGGCTGGAAGCCTACGTGCCGGTGCTGGCAGCTCTCTGCACACCTACGATCGACGTATGCCCGCCCGCCCGCGCCTCAAGGACCGCCTGCTCACGATCCTCACCACGCTGGCGGCGGTCGTGATCTTCGTGGCCGGGATCTCCCGCGGCAACACCCGGGTGGCCGTCCTCGGCGCCCTCTTCTTCCTCGGCTACGGGGTGCTGCACGCCGTGACCCGGCGGCTTGAGCCGGCGGCGCGGCTGCTCACCGGCAGCGAGGCGGACCGGGCCGAGGCGATGGCGCAGTTCCGGGCGACCCGGCTGGCGGGTCAGGGGGCGCTGCTCATCGCCCTGGTCGGCGTCGTCCTGGAGTTCACGCTGCAGTGGCCACCAGGGCTGTGGGTCGCGGGGACGGCGCTCGCGGTGCTGGCGATCTTCGTCGGCGGGCTGTGGTGGTTCAGCCGCAGCCTGCGGGCGCGCTGAGGGTCAGCGGGTCAGCGTCAGCGCGTCGAGCACCCGGCGCGCGAGGTCCTCGTCGCCGTGCGCGTGGTAGGCCGTGTCGGCCGTCGGGGTGCGCCCGGCGGTCCGCCGGGCCAGGGCGTGGGTCGACAGCGCGATCGTCGTCGTCGACTCGGCGCCCGGGTCGGTGACCGGCACGTCGTCCTCCTCCTCGGCGGCCGAGTGGCCGGTGAAGAGCTCGTGCGCGACCGGCTCCCCGGACTCGTCGACGTCGATCCGCACACCGCCGCGCCCGGTCACCGGACCCGTGCTCTCGACGATGACGACCGTCCCGGGCTCGGGGGAGACCCGGCGCAGCACCACGGCGGGCACCGAGTCGAGCACCATCGCCGTCCACTGCGCTGCACCGGCGCCGTCCAGCGACCCCGGCCGATCGACGGCCGCCCGGATGTCCTGCTCGTGGCTCCAGATGTCGCACAGCCGCAGCCGCACCAGGTCGACGAAGCGGGCCTCCTGCTCCCGGATCGAGCGCACCGTCGACTCCAGCTCCAGGTCCGGGGCGTACAGGTCGGCGGTGCGGATCTCGACGAGCGAGCGGAGCTCGGCGAGCAGCTGCTCCGGCGTGAGCCCGGCGCGCGAGCGGACCCCCTGCTCCATCCAGAGCCCGAGGTCGTTGCGCACGTGCTCGGGGGTGCCGACCTCGATCGTCTCCTCGACGACGGGGTGCTCGGAACCGGAGAGGTAGTCCTCGACGTGCACGACGTGCGCCACGTGGTCGCGGACGGTCCAGCCGGGGCAGTCGGTGGGCAGCTCCCACTCGGCCTCGCGCAGGCCGTCGCAGACGTTGACCAGGGACAGCAGCACCTGGCGGTAGGCCTCGGCGAAGCCGGGCACGTCGGCGGGCGGGGCGGGGTGGACGACCATGGGGCCAGCGTAACGAGGACGCCTAAAATGGGAGGTATGACCGTTCCCCCCGCCGCGAGCGCCCCGACGCTGCGGTGGACCGTCCCCGCCACGACGATCCTCACCGCGCTCGTCGTCGCGGTCCCGGCGGCGGCGCTCAGCGGTGCGGCCGCCCCCCTCGTCCTGGGCGACGCCGGCCCGTTCGTGCGCTGGGGCATGGTCCTCATCGAGACGGTGCACCACCTCGCCGCCGCGCTGACCATCGGCCTGCTCGTCGTCGCGGCCTTCCTCGTCCGCGAGGGGCGCGGCACCGACCGGCGCCGCAGCGCCGCCCGGGTCGCCGCGCTGTCGGCGGTGCTCTGGGCCGCGAGCGCCGCGGCGATCCTCGTCGTCGGCTTCGGCGACCTGGCGGGCATACCCCCGAGCACGCCGGGCTACCTGTCCGACCTCATGGCCAACCTGTGGGGCCTGGAGCTCATGCGGCTGCGGCTGATCGAGCTGGTGCTCGTCGCGGCTATCGTCCCGCTGGCGGCGGTCGCGCGGACCCGGGGCGCCCTCGCCTGGTCCGCCGCCCTCGCGCTCCTGAGCCTCGTCCCGCTGGCCTACGGCGGTCACGCGAGCGGCACGGACGGGCACGAGACCGCCGTCACCGCGCTGCTGCTCCACCTGGGCGGCATGACGGTCTGGGTCGGCGGCCTCATGGCGCTGGGACTGCTCCTGCCGGTCGTGGGCTCGGCGCTGCCGGACACGCTGCGGCGCTACTCCACCCTGGCGACCTGGTCCTACGTCTCCATCGCCCTCTCCGGCCTGCTCTTCGCCCTGCTCACCGCGGACGACCTCGGCGACCTGACCAGCGCCTACTGGATCCTCATCTGGGCCAAGGTGCTGCTGCTGGGCGCCCTGGGCGTCTTCGGGCTGGTGCAGCGCCGGGCCATCATCGCCCGCGGCGCCGACCGGCCCTGGCTCTTCGCCGCGCTCGCCGCCGGCGAGCTCGCCGTCATGGGGGCCGCCGTCGCCCTCGGCACGGTCCTGTCCCGCACCCCGCCACCCGTGGTCGAGTCCGCCGCGGACCTGGACACCCCGGTCTACGCCCTCACCGGCTACCCCATGCCCCCGCCGCTGGCCCCAGGCCGCTTCCTCGACACCTGGCAGGTCAACTGGCTGTTCCTGCTGGTGGCCCTGCTCGCCGTCGGGCTGTATGCCGCGGGCTGCGTCCGGCTGTGGCGTCGCGGCGACCGCTGGCCGTGGTGGCGGCTGCTCGTCTGGGTGCTCGGCTGGGCGGTCTTCGCCTACGTCACCAACGGCGCCCCCGGGGTCTACGGGCGGGTGATGTTCTCCCAGCACATGGTCATGCACATGGCGCTGATGATGGCGGTGCCGATCTTCCTCGTGCCGGCGCAGGCCATCACGCTGGCCTACCGCGCCCTGCCCTCCCGGCCGGACCGCACCCTCGGCCCGCGCGAGCTGCTCACCGCCGTGGTCCACTCGCGCTGGGCCGCCTTCTTCGCCAACCCCCTGGTGGCCGGGATCGTCTTCTTCGGCAGCCTCATCGCCTTCTACTGGACCGGGCTGTTCGAGCTGGCCCTGACCACGCATACCGGCCACGTGCTCATGGTGCTGCACTTCACCCTCGCCGGCTTCGCCTTCGTCTGGGCCCTCGTGGGCCAGGACCCCGGGCCGGAGCGGTGGGCCCCGCCGCTGCGGATCATGGTGCTGCTCGGCACCCTCGCCGCGCACGCCTTCTTCGGCCTGGCGATCATGCAGGGCACCTGGCTGCTGGCGCCGGGCTTCTTCAAGACGATCGCGGTGCCCTGGGTGCCCGACCTGCTCGCCGACCAGCAGCTCGGCGGCGCGATCGCCTGGGGGGTCGGGGAGCTCCCCACGGTGGTGCTCATCCTCATGGTCATGGTGGACTGGATGCGCCGCGACGAGCGCGAGACCCGGCGGTCGGACCGCCAGGCCGAGCGCGACGACGACGCCGAGCTCGCGGCCTACAACGCCCGGCTGCAGCAGCTGGCGGAGAGGAGCCGCAGGTGAGGATCGCCATCATCCAGCTTGGGTATGCCGAGGGTGCCGACGAGAGCGTCGACGCACGCGCGCAACGGGTCGCCGACCTCGTGCGCTCGGCCGGGGCCGGGCACGACCTCGTGCTGCTGCCCGAGCTGTGGAGCGCCGGCGGCTTCGCCTCCTCGGAGTGGGAGGAGCGCAGCCAGGACCTCTCCGTGCTGGACCAGGGCGAGCTGCCTCCGGCCCTGGTGCCCGTGGCCGAGGCGACCCGCGAGATCGGCGCGGTCGTGCATACCGGGTCCGTGGTCGAGCGCACCGCCGGACCGGGCGAGGAGGGGCGCCACCTGTGGAACACCTCGGTCGTGCTGGACCCCCAGGGCCGTCCGTGCGCGACCTACCGCAAGATCCACCGCTTCGGCTTCGGCGGCGGCGAGCCCAAGCTCATGGAGGCCGGCGGCGAGATCGTCGTGACCGACCTGCCCGCTCCCGCCGACGGGCTGCGGGTCGGGCTGTCGACCTGCTACGACCTGCGCTTCCCCGAGCTCTACCGCCTCCAGCTGGACCGCGGCGCCCAGGTCTTCGTCATCCCCTCCGCCTGGCCGATGGCGCGGGTCGAGCACTGGCGGCTGCTGCTGCGGGCGAGGGCGGTCGAGGACCAGTGCTTCGTCGTCGCGTGCAACACCGCCGGCACCCACGCGGGGGTCGAGATGGGCGGGCACAGCGCGGTCGTCGACCCGGGCGGGACGGTCCTCGCCGAGGCCGGCGCCGGGGAGGAGACGCTGTCGGTGGAGATCGAGGACGACGCCGTCGCGCGGACCCGCGAGGGCTTCCCCGTGCTCGCCGACCGGCGATTGTGAGGCCCGCCCCGTTAGGGTGGCCCCAAGTACGTCGAAAGGATCACCCATGGGTATGGGCTTCGGAATCTTCCTGCTCGCCGCGGGAGCCATCCTCACGTGGGCGGTGGGCGACCAGACCAGCGTCATCGACCTCCCGACCGTCGGCTACATCCTCATGGCGGCGGGGGTCCTGTCGATCCTCCTCGGCCTGGTGATGAACACCCAGCGCAACAACACCACGCACCGCGAGATCATCGAGCGCGACAGCCGTGGGGAGACCCGCTACCGCGATCGCGACGGCTACTGAGCGCCGCCGACCGCTTCGCCCGGGCCCGGGCGCAGGTCTATGCCTGGCTCCCGCGGCCGGTCCGGCGGATCGTGCCGGAGACGGCCATCGGCTTCGCCGCCATCAGCAGCTTCACGTATGCCCTCGACCTGACCCTGCTCGCCGTCCTCTTCGACGTCCTGCGCTGGCCCTACCCGCTCGCGGTGACCACCGGCTACGTCGTCGCCTTCGGGCTGGCCTTCGTGCTCAACCGCTGGCTCAACTTCCAGAGCCACGGACCGGTCGGCCGGCAGACGGGGCGCTACGTCGTCACCGTCCTCGCCAACTACCTGCTCTTCATCCTCGCGCTGTCCACGACCCTGGAGTGGCTGGGCGTGCACTTCCTCGCGGCGCGGCTGATCGCCGGGGCCTGCGAAGCGGTCTTCATGTACCTCATGATGCGCAGCTTCGTCTTCCGGCTGAAGCGCTACGCCTGAGTCACTGCCCTCTGCCGGCTCAGAGCGTCCGGCGCATGACGAGCCGGGGCAGCTTGCTCGCGACCGCGTCGGTCTCGCCGACGACCTCGAAGCCCACCTGCTCGAACATCGCCCGGGTGCCGACGAAGGCCATCGTCGTGTCCATCCGCCCGGGCGGGTCCACCGGGTAGGCCTCGACCGCGGGCGCGCCGTGGGACGCGGCATACCCCACGGCACCCTCGAGGAGGCGCGCGGTGTGCCCCTGCCTGCGGTGCCCGCCGCGGACGACCACGCAGACGATGCTCCACACGTCGACGTCGTCGAGCGGGCGGATCTTGCGGGAGTGCACGAGCGCGGGGATGTCGGCACGCGGGCCGATGTTGCACCACCCCACGGGTATGCCGTCGGCATAGGTGACGACGCCCGGCGGCAGGTCGCGCTCGCACAGGGCGCGCATCACCCGCTCCCGGGCGTCCTCGCCGTCGCCGCCCAGCTCGCGGACGTCGGCGGTGCGCAGCCGGTGCGGGACGCACCAGCAGTGGGTCGCGCGACGGTGGGGGTTGGTGACGTCGGCGAAGTCCTCGAACCGGTCCGGCGTCACCGGGTGCGTCTCGACCTCCATCGCCCCAGTGAAGCACCGGGCGGGGGCGGTCGTCTCAGAACGCGGCCTCCGGGAGGTCCATCACGGACGCCACCTGACCGTCGTCCGCCGCGGTGATCGTGCGTCGGTCGGCGCCCAGGCGCGGCAGCACCTCGGTGGCGAAGAAGCGGGCGGCCGCGACCTTGCCCTGCAGGTAGGCACGGCCGTCGTCGTCGGCGGCGCTCACCCCGCTGACCCCGCGCTCCCCGGAGTCGAGCAGCCGCTTGGCCACCTCCGCCTCGCGCAGCAGCAGCCACCCGATGAGCAGGTCACCGGTCGCGAGCAGGAACCTGGTGGTGGACAGGCCGACGGCATACACCGCCTCTGGGCGGGTCTGGCTCTCGACCGCCTTGGCGGTGAGGAACTCCACCATGCCGTTGATCTCGCCGAGGCCTCGCAGCACCGCACCGCGGACGTCGTCGAGCCCGTCGTCCACCTGCCCGGACGCGGTCTGCTGCACCTGCGCGGCGACGTGGCCCAGCGCCTGCCCGCGGTCGCGCAGGATCTTGCGGAAGAAGAAGTCCTGGCCCTGGATCGCGGTGGTGCCCTCGTAGAGGCTGTCGATCTTGGCGTCGCGGACGTACTGCTCGATGGGGTAGTCCTGCAGGAAGCCCGAGCCGCCCAGGGTCTGCAGCGACTCGGTGCCGAGCAGCGTGAAGGCGCGCTCGCTGCCGCAGCCCTTGACCAGCGGCAGCAGCAGGTCGTTGACCTTGGCGGCCAGGGCGACGTCGGGGCCGTCGCCGGTGTCGGGGTCGATGCCCCGGTCCTGCGCGGCGTGCACCTGGTCCTGGACGCTCGCGGTGTAGAGCATGAGCGCCCGCAGGCCCTCGGCATACGCCTTCTGGAGGAGGAGCGATCGGCGCACGTCGGGGTGCGCGGTGATCGTCACCCGGGGTGCGTTCTTGTCCGCCATCTGGGTGAGGTCGGCGCCCTGGACCCGGTCCTTGGCGTAACCGAGCGCCGCCTGGTAGCCGGCCGAGAGGGCGGCGATCGCCTTGGTGCCGACGAGCATCCGGGCATACTCGATGACCCGGAACATCTGCGCGATGCCGTCGTGGACCTCGCCCAGCAGCCAGCCGACGGCGGGGCGCGCGTCGTCCTCGCCGAGCGCGACCTCGCACGTGGTGGACACCTTGAGGCCCATCTTGTGCTCGATCGCGGTGATCTCGACGCCGTTCTCCTCGCCGAGCTCGCCGGTCTCGAGGTCGGTGACGTGGCGCTGGGGGACGATGAAGAGGGACAGGCCCTTGGTGCCCGGGCCGGCGCCCTCGGGGCGGGCGAGGACGAAGTGGACGACGTTGTCGTAGAACGGGGCGATGCCGCTGGTGATGAAGCGCTTGGTGCCGGTGAGGTGCCAGCTGCCGTCGCCCGCCTTGACCGCCTTGGTGCGGCCCGCGCCGACGTCGCTGCCGGCGTCGGGCTCGGTGAGCATCATCGTCGCGCCCCAGGCGTGGTCGACCATGAGCTGGGCGAGCTGCTGCTGCTCGGGGGTGCCGAGGCGGAAGAGGACGTTGGAGAAGGTGTAGCCGGCGGCGAACATCTTCACCGCCGGGTTGGCACCGAGGACGAGCTCGGACAGGGCCCAGGTGAGGCTCGGGGGAGCGGGGGTGCCGCCCAGGCCCTCCTCGATCTCCAGGCGCCACCACTCGTTGTCGACCCAGGTCTGGTAGCTGCGGACGAAGCTCTCCGGCATGCTCACCGTGCCAGCGGCCCGGTCGAGCACGGGCGGGGTGCGGTCGGACTCGGTGTAGGACTCGGCGAGCGGGCCTTCGGCGAGCTCGGCGACCGCGTGCAGCGCCTCCCGCGCGGTCTCGACGTCGACCTCCTCGTAGGGGGCCTTTCCCAGGACCTCCTGGCGGCCCAGGACGTCGAGCAGGACGAACTCCGCGTCCCGGACGTTGCTGCGGTAGTGGCCCACGCTGGCTCTCCTCAAGTATGCGGTACTAGCAGTACGCTGTAACTGCCGCCAGTCTATACCGCCCTCGAACCCCCCACCCCGACCCTTCCGCCGTCCCCTCCCCGACCGGCCGCGCACTTTGCTCGGACCGGCCGCGCACTTTGGCTCGACTGGCCGCGCACTTTGCGTCGACCGACCGCGCACTTTGCATCCTGGACTGCAAACCGTGCGGTCGGTGCGCGCAAACCGTGCGGCCGGTGCGCGCAAACCGTGCGGTCGGTCAGGAGAGGGTGGAGAGCTGCTCGGCGACGGCGCGCTCGATGCAGGTGGCGGTGTCGTTCCACGACGCGCTGGCGCCGTAGGTCGCCGAGAGGTCGACGACGCGCAGCCCGGTGAGCCGCGCCGCGGGGGCGTCCTCGCGCACGACGCCGGCGACGACGACGACGGGTATGCCGTCCGGCTCGGCCTCGTCGACGACACCGCCGACGACCTTGCCGTTGAACGACTCGGCGTCCAGGGCGCCCTCGCCGGTGACGACGGCGTCGGCACGGGAGATCGCCTCGGCCAGCCCGACCTGCTCGGCGACGAGCCGCAGCCCGGGCACCAGAGACCCGCCGAGCACGAGCACGCCACCCCCGAGCCCGCCGGCCGCGCCCGCCCCGGCGGTGGCCGAGACGTCGACGCCGAACTCCTCGAGGTAAATGCCCTGCAGCTCGAAGAGCCGCCCGGTGAGCTCGACGACCTGGTCGCCGCTGGCCCCCTTCTGCGGGCCGAAGACCTGCGCCGCCTCGACGAAGGCGGTCTGCACGTCGCACGCGGCAAGCAGCTCGACACCGCGCTCCGCAGGGGTCCGCCCGTCGAGCCCGGCACGCGCGGCCTCCACCGCGCCCAGCCCGCCGTCGCTCATCGCCGAGCCCCCGAGCCCGACGACCACCCGCGTGGCCCCGTCCCGCACGGCCTGCGCGATGAGCTCCCCGGTGCCGGCGCTGGTCGCGCCGACCGGGTCGTTGCCCTCCTTGCCCCCGGCCAGCACCAGCCCGCTCGCGGAGGCCGACTCGATGACGGCCACGCCGTCGTCCCCGAGCCGCCACTGCGCCTCGACCGGCGTCCCGAGCGGCCCGGTCACGGTGCTCGTCCGGTTGGCGCCGCCGAAGGCGTCGAGCATCCCCTCACCGCCGTCGGCCATGGGCATACCGATGACGTCCCAGCCCGCGCCCTCCGCCCCGGCGCGCGCCGCCTCGACC
This window contains:
- a CDS encoding alpha-ketoacid dehydrogenase subunit beta, which translates into the protein MSTQAQQSGSTATRMTIAKALNAGMRAAMERDPKVVLMGEDVGKLGGVFRITEGLQKDFGEDRVIDTPLAEAGIMGAAVGLALRGYRPVVEIQFDGFVYPAFDQIVSQVAKMHNRSQGALKVPMVIRIPYGGGIGAVEHHSESNESYFAHTAGLRVVTCSSTEDAYWMMQQAIASDDPVVFYEPKRRYHERGVLDLGEGGVAGASLDDAPHALDEGVVRVEGSDVTILTYGPMVKVAHAAAQAAELEDGPSIEVVDLRSLSPLDAELIEESVKKTGRCIALSEAQTFASITSEIAAHVQEHCFYHLEAPVLRVGGYNIPYPPSRHEEVFLPDLDRVLHAVDTLLAY
- a CDS encoding dihydrolipoamide acetyltransferase family protein; protein product: MPEFKLPDPGEGLVEATIVQWKVAVGDTVKTNDIVVEVETAKSLVELPIPYDGTVTELLAAEGDEVEVGTPIVVVDDGSGAKGTGGARTQSGTDVEDVTDEETAASDDLVPSPPEGGDSTPEDDGSGGSKREAMLVGYGAIEGSTSRRKRRRGASGAEAEAAATPKRKAKASPPVRKYAKDRGVDIDEVTAAGPTGIVRRSDIDAHLDGSAPSTPDVQDVPSSTPADVESGAVSAPGVQSGGGAAYQRPSFDRTGEREERVDVKGVRKMTAQAMVGSAFSAPHVTEFITVDVTRTMELIDRLKADRSFRDLRINPLLVLAKAMTVAVRRNPGVNAVWDEDAQQIVQRHYVNLGIAAATPRGLVVPNIKDADLMDLRQLAEAMTDLVATAKAGRTQPADMSGGTITITNVGVFGVDTGTPIINPGESAIVCFGAVRRMPWVVGTGEQERIEPRWVTQLAVSFDHRLIDGELGSMFLADLAALLEDPARALAWA
- a CDS encoding type II toxin-antitoxin system VapC family toxin, giving the protein MTPLFVDTAVFAYAVGSPHPQREACRSFLQASAAQRTQLHASAEAVQEFLFHRLRRGDREGAVAQTRAMMDALVLHPVDATVLERALQLVITTPLRGRDAVHAATALLAGFEEIVTTDDDFVGCGLRPVPPAEAAGRAGSLG
- a CDS encoding DUF368 domain-containing protein translates to MTDAATVTPTRSRLLLPLDMLRGFLIGMAELIPGVSGGTVALVTGLYEQLIGSASHVVNAAKALVVGGERGRVPGAVTELRRTDWWLLVPVLAGMGLAVLTMAGVMSSFVTNAPEHARGLFLGMVAMSVLVPLRMLPERRRPAWLEVVLVVGAAVIAWTLIGFAGGHAVADPPLIVVFGAAAVAICALVVPGVSGSFFLLAVGLYTATLDAVDSRDLGYLAVFALGAVTGLASFVQLLTWLLEHHRRSTLLVMAGLMVGSLRALWPWQQSAGDAHGPGTLVAPYDPVLGPTLLALLGAAVVAVLVVVEARSSSDA
- a CDS encoding maleylpyruvate isomerase family mycothiol-dependent enzyme, encoding MVVHPAPPADVPGFAEAYRQVLLSLVNVCDGLREAEWELPTDCPGWTVRDHVAHVVHVEDYLSGSEHPVVEETIEVGTPEHVRNDLGLWMEQGVRSRAGLTPEQLLAELRSLVEIRTADLYAPDLELESTVRSIREQEARFVDLVRLRLCDIWSHEQDIRAAVDRPGSLDGAGAAQWTAMVLDSVPAVVLRRVSPEPGTVVIVESTGPVTGRGGVRIDVDESGEPVAHELFTGHSAAEEEDDVPVTDPGAESTTTIALSTHALARRTAGRTPTADTAYHAHGDEDLARRVLDALTLTR
- a CDS encoding bifunctional copper resistance protein CopD/cytochrome c oxidase assembly protein is translated as MTVPPAASAPTLRWTVPATTILTALVVAVPAAALSGAAAPLVLGDAGPFVRWGMVLIETVHHLAAALTIGLLVVAAFLVREGRGTDRRRSAARVAALSAVLWAASAAAILVVGFGDLAGIPPSTPGYLSDLMANLWGLELMRLRLIELVLVAAIVPLAAVARTRGALAWSAALALLSLVPLAYGGHASGTDGHETAVTALLLHLGGMTVWVGGLMALGLLLPVVGSALPDTLRRYSTLATWSYVSIALSGLLFALLTADDLGDLTSAYWILIWAKVLLLGALGVFGLVQRRAIIARGADRPWLFAALAAGELAVMGAAVALGTVLSRTPPPVVESAADLDTPVYALTGYPMPPPLAPGRFLDTWQVNWLFLLVALLAVGLYAAGCVRLWRRGDRWPWWRLLVWVLGWAVFAYVTNGAPGVYGRVMFSQHMVMHMALMMAVPIFLVPAQAITLAYRALPSRPDRTLGPRELLTAVVHSRWAAFFANPLVAGIVFFGSLIAFYWTGLFELALTTHTGHVLMVLHFTLAGFAFVWALVGQDPGPERWAPPLRIMVLLGTLAAHAFFGLAIMQGTWLLAPGFFKTIAVPWVPDLLADQQLGGAIAWGVGELPTVVLILMVMVDWMRRDERETRRSDRQAERDDDAELAAYNARLQQLAERSRR
- a CDS encoding carbon-nitrogen family hydrolase translates to MRIAIIQLGYAEGADESVDARAQRVADLVRSAGAGHDLVLLPELWSAGGFASSEWEERSQDLSVLDQGELPPALVPVAEATREIGAVVHTGSVVERTAGPGEEGRHLWNTSVVLDPQGRPCATYRKIHRFGFGGGEPKLMEAGGEIVVTDLPAPADGLRVGLSTCYDLRFPELYRLQLDRGAQVFVIPSAWPMARVEHWRLLLRARAVEDQCFVVACNTAGTHAGVEMGGHSAVVDPGGTVLAEAGAGEETLSVEIEDDAVARTREGFPVLADRRL
- a CDS encoding DUF6458 family protein, yielding MGFGIFLLAAGAILTWAVGDQTSVIDLPTVGYILMAAGVLSILLGLVMNTQRNNTTHREIIERDSRGETRYRDRDGY